One genomic window of Spartobacteria bacterium includes the following:
- a CDS encoding response regulator transcription factor — translation MKQNDTLSICIVEDNADLLANLAPLIGMLDDMSLAGAYVSAEEALEQMDWMSVDILLADIELPGMTGVELIREACVRHPDLLPLAYTIYEDRETVFGALEAGAYGYVLKGSNFDELVDAIRQLAAGGSPMSAAVARKVIGSFRGRSDLQHCEPLSTREKNLLTLVADGLGYKEIAKQMNISRHTVHAHIRNIYAKLHAANRREALSIASKLGYLV, via the coding sequence ATGAAACAGAATGACACGTTATCTATTTGCATTGTCGAGGATAATGCCGACCTGCTCGCCAATCTGGCACCCCTGATCGGGATGCTGGATGATATGTCGCTGGCCGGGGCGTATGTCAGTGCCGAAGAGGCACTGGAACAGATGGATTGGATGTCCGTTGATATTCTTCTGGCTGACATTGAACTGCCCGGTATGACGGGGGTGGAGTTGATTCGGGAGGCGTGTGTCAGACATCCCGATCTGCTTCCGCTGGCTTATACGATCTATGAAGATCGTGAGACCGTTTTTGGCGCACTGGAGGCCGGGGCCTATGGCTATGTGCTCAAGGGATCGAATTTTGACGAACTCGTGGATGCGATTCGCCAGTTGGCTGCCGGGGGATCCCCTATGAGTGCCGCCGTTGCACGAAAAGTTATCGGAAGTTTTCGGGGACGATCTGACCTCCAGCATTGTGAACCCCTTTCTACTCGGGAGAAAAACCTGCTGACATTGGTGGCCGATGGTCTAGGATACAAAGAAATTGCCAAACAGATGAATATCAGCCGACATACCGTGCATGCCCATATCCGTAATATTTATGCCAAACTGCATGCTGCAAATCGCCGTGAAGCCCTGTCCATTGCCTCCAAACT